In one Acidimicrobium ferrooxidans DSM 10331 genomic region, the following are encoded:
- a CDS encoding 6-phosphogluconolactonase, with amino-acid sequence MARVIVSNDVPTRFAALIHDALERDTLVALSGGSTILALLDALGPSLPRTGTIAQVDERLVEPGSPEANWTHLGPVLTGRGPALLPMVDADALTPADLATLATEDPATVPKLADRLAARYGAQLESRPTWGLVHLGIGADGHTASLFPGSPGLDASGLVTPNHDPSGHNRHWRLSLTRDALARFETQVIVALGASKATIVAAALGGADLPVVHVTRDDTIWLLDSAAASALDPSIVSHDG; translated from the coding sequence ATGGCTCGCGTCATCGTCAGCAACGACGTGCCAACGCGCTTTGCGGCACTCATCCACGACGCGCTCGAACGCGACACCTTGGTCGCGCTCTCCGGCGGATCGACGATCCTCGCCCTCTTGGACGCACTCGGGCCGAGCCTCCCACGCACCGGCACGATCGCGCAGGTCGACGAGAGGCTCGTCGAGCCCGGCTCGCCCGAAGCGAACTGGACACACCTCGGCCCGGTCCTGACCGGACGCGGTCCGGCCCTCTTGCCGATGGTGGATGCCGATGCACTGACGCCCGCGGACCTCGCAACCCTCGCCACGGAGGACCCGGCCACAGTGCCGAAGCTCGCCGACAGGCTCGCTGCCCGCTACGGCGCGCAGCTCGAGTCGCGTCCCACCTGGGGGCTCGTCCATCTGGGGATCGGGGCCGACGGCCACACCGCCAGCCTGTTCCCGGGCTCCCCAGGTCTCGATGCCTCAGGCCTCGTCACACCCAATCACGATCCGAGCGGACACAACCGCCACTGGCGCCTCTCGCTGACACGCGATGCTCTCGCGCGCTTCGAGACTCAGGTGATCGTGGCGCTCGGAGCCTCCAAGGCAACCATCGTCGCAGCGGCGCTCGGCGGTGCCGACCTCCCCGTCGTGCACGTCACCCGCGACGACACGATCTGGCTCCTCGACTCTGCCGCGGCGAGCGCGCTCGATCCCTCGATCGTCAGCCATGATGGCTAG
- a CDS encoding ferredoxin has product MKVWIDQDLCTGDGLCEEICPPVFTLLDDGLAYVKDNGEVLNNPGGSAQMASVPVELEDAVTEASEECPGECIFIEAD; this is encoded by the coding sequence ATGAAGGTGTGGATCGACCAGGATCTCTGCACGGGCGATGGCCTCTGCGAGGAGATCTGCCCTCCCGTCTTCACGCTCCTCGACGACGGCCTCGCCTACGTCAAGGACAACGGCGAGGTCCTGAACAACCCTGGGGGCTCTGCCCAGATGGCCTCGGTTCCGGTCGAGCTCGAAGACGCCGTGACCGAGGCCAGCGAAGAGTGCCCCGGCGAGTGCATCTTCATCGAGGCGGACTGA
- a CDS encoding ubiquitin-like protein Pup yields MAEREQVRRSGTEREEEAEEVSTQSAASSDKLKAEIDDILDEIDEVLEDNAEEFVRNYVQKGGE; encoded by the coding sequence GTGGCTGAGCGCGAACAGGTCAGACGGAGTGGGACGGAGCGCGAGGAGGAGGCCGAAGAGGTCTCGACGCAGAGCGCGGCGAGCTCTGACAAGCTCAAGGCCGAGATCGACGACATCCTCGACGAGATCGATGAGGTGCTCGAGGACAACGCCGAGGAGTTCGTCCGCAACTACGTCCAAAAGGGTGGCGAGTAG
- the cofH gene encoding 5-amino-6-(D-ribitylamino)uracil--L-tyrosine 4-hydroxyphenyl transferase CofH has translation MTKALLEWSTNRLLAEAARRRDRTFGPRITYSPKVFIPLTRLCRDRCDYCTFATVPARLGSAFLSLDEVRALARKGAAVGAAEALFTLGERPELRWSSARDALRSLGAATTLDYLRTAADVAIAEGLLPHLNPGTLTPEEVASLRPHAVSMGTMLESIRPDLPVHRNAPDKDPDLRLATVRAMALQHVPTTSGILVGIGDSEADRLRALEALAAIAEETGFLQEVIVQNFLPKPGTRLRHAPPADHEAHLRTIALARLVLPPTVHVQAPPNLSDDIEGLLSAGIDDLGGISRVTPDHVNPERPWPEIELLERRLAEAGRDLVPRLALYPEYARRDDAVDDALRPAVRASMDRDGFAREHQWFSGRPGPLPPRVVTVSRRAPAGWFDELEAASRSGEGPSLELLEHALSARGTDAQAVIDLADALRRETNGDVVTFVQNRNINYTNQCTFGCGFCAFSRGPRSLALRGAPYLLSMEQILAKVAEAAARGATEVCLQGGIHPRFDGGTYLDIAEAIHERFPAMHIHAFSALEVFEGSRRLGWPLDRYLSELAARGVRSLPGTAAEILDDEVRAVICPEKLTTDQWLEVHETAHAVGLRSNVTIMFGTVETTTHTARHLMRTRALGTRTRGFTEFVPLPFVHMGAPIFLAGRARRGPTLREAVLLHAVGRIAYHGVIDNVQASWVKMGPAGAVLLLDAGANDLGGTLMEESISHAAGAAHASELTVAELGAIAAQRGRHLVQRTTFYEHLMDVTIASTHS, from the coding sequence ATGACCAAGGCGCTGCTCGAGTGGTCCACCAACCGACTGCTCGCCGAAGCTGCTCGTCGGCGCGATCGAACCTTCGGGCCGAGGATCACCTACTCCCCGAAGGTGTTCATCCCGTTGACGCGTCTGTGCCGCGATCGCTGCGACTACTGCACCTTCGCCACCGTGCCCGCCCGACTCGGATCTGCCTTCCTGAGCCTCGACGAGGTCCGCGCGTTGGCTCGCAAGGGGGCGGCGGTGGGCGCTGCGGAGGCGCTCTTCACCCTTGGCGAGCGCCCTGAGCTCCGATGGTCCAGCGCACGCGATGCACTGCGTTCGCTGGGCGCTGCAACCACCCTGGACTACCTCCGCACCGCGGCTGACGTCGCGATCGCCGAGGGACTCCTCCCTCACCTCAATCCCGGGACGCTCACGCCCGAAGAGGTCGCGTCGCTACGACCGCACGCCGTCTCGATGGGCACGATGCTCGAGTCCATCCGACCGGACCTCCCGGTCCACCGCAACGCACCCGACAAGGATCCGGATCTGCGCCTCGCAACGGTACGTGCGATGGCACTCCAGCACGTGCCGACGACCAGCGGCATCCTCGTGGGCATCGGTGACAGCGAAGCCGATCGCCTCCGTGCACTCGAAGCCCTCGCCGCCATCGCCGAGGAGACCGGCTTCCTCCAAGAGGTGATCGTCCAGAACTTCCTCCCAAAACCTGGTACTCGACTGCGGCACGCCCCGCCCGCCGATCACGAGGCCCATCTGCGTACCATCGCACTCGCGCGTCTCGTGCTCCCACCGACCGTCCATGTTCAGGCACCCCCGAACCTCTCGGACGACATCGAGGGGCTCCTCTCGGCGGGCATCGACGATCTCGGCGGCATCTCGCGGGTCACCCCCGATCACGTCAACCCCGAACGCCCGTGGCCCGAGATCGAGCTCCTCGAGCGTCGCCTCGCCGAGGCAGGCCGCGACCTCGTGCCGCGCCTCGCGCTCTACCCCGAGTACGCGCGACGTGACGACGCCGTCGACGACGCGCTCCGACCCGCAGTGCGCGCGTCCATGGATCGCGATGGCTTCGCACGCGAGCACCAGTGGTTCTCCGGTCGACCAGGTCCCCTCCCCCCGCGCGTGGTGACCGTCAGCCGACGAGCTCCGGCCGGTTGGTTCGACGAGCTCGAAGCGGCGTCACGATCGGGAGAGGGTCCCTCGCTCGAGCTGCTCGAGCACGCCCTCAGTGCGCGCGGAACCGACGCACAGGCGGTCATCGACCTCGCCGATGCGCTGCGGCGCGAGACGAACGGCGACGTCGTCACCTTCGTTCAGAACCGGAACATCAACTACACCAACCAGTGCACCTTCGGCTGCGGGTTCTGCGCCTTCTCGCGCGGCCCGCGCTCCTTGGCGCTCCGTGGCGCACCCTATCTCCTGTCGATGGAGCAGATCCTCGCCAAGGTTGCCGAGGCAGCCGCCCGTGGTGCGACCGAGGTCTGCCTCCAGGGCGGTATCCATCCTCGCTTCGACGGCGGCACGTACCTCGACATCGCCGAAGCCATCCACGAACGCTTCCCGGCCATGCACATCCACGCGTTCTCGGCACTCGAGGTCTTCGAGGGGAGCCGACGACTCGGCTGGCCCCTCGACCGTTACCTCAGCGAGCTCGCCGCCCGCGGTGTGCGAAGCCTGCCCGGAACGGCCGCCGAGATCCTCGATGACGAGGTACGTGCGGTGATCTGCCCCGAGAAGCTGACCACCGACCAGTGGCTCGAGGTCCACGAGACCGCACACGCGGTCGGCTTGCGATCGAACGTGACGATCATGTTCGGGACGGTCGAGACGACCACGCACACCGCACGGCACCTCATGCGCACCCGGGCGCTCGGTACGCGCACACGAGGGTTTACCGAGTTCGTGCCTCTCCCCTTCGTCCACATGGGCGCACCGATCTTCCTCGCTGGCCGTGCCCGCCGGGGTCCGACGCTCCGAGAGGCCGTCCTCCTCCACGCGGTGGGGCGCATCGCCTACCACGGTGTTATCGACAACGTCCAGGCCAGCTGGGTGAAGATGGGGCCTGCCGGAGCCGTGCTCCTCCTCGACGCCGGCGCGAACGACCTCGGCGGGACGCTCATGGAGGAGTCGATTTCGCACGCAGCCGGGGCGGCACACGCGAGCGAGCTCACCGTCGCCGAGCTTGGTGCGATCGCAGCGCAGCGAGGCCGCCACCTCGTCCAACGAACGACGTTCTACGAGCACCTGATGGACGTCACGATCGCGAGCACGCACTCATGA
- a CDS encoding class I fructose-bisphosphate aldolase: protein MDYESLLGEEAKQLLTYVATGIPASSLIHPGPRVVDEVFASSDRTNRVLVELARLYGTGRLAGTGYVSILPVDQGVEHSAAASFAPNPTYFDPQRIVELAIEGGCSAVTTTLGALGIVSRRYAHRIPFILKLNHNELLTYPSRYDQVMFANVRQAWDMGAAGVGATVYFGSPESTRQIQEVSAAFHEAHELGMFTVLWCYLRNPAFSTPDGDLHTAADLTAQANHLGVTIEADLVKQKLPTTNGGFVKLGFGRTDPRVYERYATDHPIELTRWQVVNSYAGRIGLINSGGESHGASDLAEAVRTAIINKRAGGVGLISGRKAFQRPFEEGVALLHAIQDVYLDPAVELA from the coding sequence GTGGACTACGAGTCACTGCTGGGCGAGGAGGCGAAGCAGCTCCTCACCTACGTCGCGACGGGGATACCCGCATCGAGCCTGATCCACCCCGGCCCTCGCGTGGTCGACGAGGTGTTCGCTTCCAGCGACCGTACCAATCGCGTGTTGGTCGAGCTCGCCAGGCTCTATGGGACTGGGCGCCTTGCGGGGACTGGCTACGTCTCGATCCTCCCTGTCGACCAGGGGGTCGAGCACTCGGCGGCGGCGTCGTTTGCGCCGAATCCCACCTACTTCGATCCGCAGCGTATCGTCGAGCTCGCGATCGAGGGGGGGTGCTCTGCCGTTACGACGACGCTGGGTGCGCTCGGGATCGTGTCGCGGCGCTACGCCCACCGCATTCCGTTCATCCTCAAGCTGAACCACAACGAGTTGCTCACCTATCCGAGCCGTTACGACCAGGTCATGTTCGCCAACGTGCGCCAGGCCTGGGACATGGGTGCGGCTGGGGTCGGCGCCACGGTCTACTTCGGCTCACCCGAGTCGACGCGTCAGATCCAGGAGGTATCGGCGGCGTTCCACGAGGCACACGAGCTCGGGATGTTCACGGTCTTGTGGTGCTACCTGCGCAACCCCGCGTTCTCGACCCCAGACGGAGACCTGCATACGGCGGCCGATCTCACCGCGCAGGCCAATCACCTCGGCGTGACCATCGAGGCCGACCTCGTCAAGCAGAAGCTTCCGACGACCAATGGCGGCTTCGTGAAGCTCGGCTTTGGGCGCACCGATCCTCGTGTCTACGAGCGCTACGCGACCGATCATCCCATCGAACTCACTCGTTGGCAGGTCGTGAACTCGTATGCAGGCAGGATCGGCCTGATCAACTCTGGCGGCGAGTCGCACGGCGCGAGCGATCTTGCTGAGGCCGTCCGGACCGCGATCATCAACAAGCGTGCTGGAGGTGTCGGCCTCATCTCGGGGCGCAAGGCGTTCCAACGGCCGTTCGAGGAAGGCGTGGCGTTGCTGCACGCGATCCAGGACGTCTACCTCGATCCTGCGGTCGAACTCGCGTGA
- the arc gene encoding proteasome ATPase, with the protein MPRDETPEREHAEQQSRQALEEEVRELRRRVEEAPSRVRALEEKLLEVSGALAQTQAKNEKLTFTLQQAREHIQNLREEVEKLTQPPSAYGVYLAANQDGTADVFTTGRKMRVAVHPEIDLAAVRVGQEVVLNESFAIVSVRGSDVIGEVATVKDVLDDGSRVILLGRADEERVAQVAGHLQHPPLRVGDSVMVDPRSAMVLERLPRPEVSELALEEVPDITYHDIGGLDRQIEEIQDAVELPFLYRELFGDYRLPAPKGILLYGPPGCGKTLIAKAVANSLAKKVEQVSGRSVRSYFLNVKGPELLNKYVGETERQIRLIFQRAREKAEEGVPVIVFFDEMDSLFRTRGSGISSDMESTVVPQLLAEIDGVEALRNVIVIGASNREDLIDPAILRPGRLDVKIKIERPDEQAAREIFARYLTPEVPIDAGEVTTLGGGDAEKAIAVMIERTVERMYATSDENRFLEVTYQNGEKEILYFKDFSSGAMIENIVRRAKKLAIKREIAGGSRGICLDDLLASIAKEFKEHEDLPNTTNPDDWAKISGRKGERIVFMRILLHEEEGQTGGRAIERVATGQYL; encoded by the coding sequence ATGCCACGCGATGAGACCCCGGAACGTGAGCACGCTGAGCAGCAGTCCCGCCAAGCGCTCGAGGAGGAGGTGCGCGAACTCCGCCGACGTGTCGAGGAGGCACCGAGTCGAGTTCGTGCCCTGGAGGAGAAGCTCCTCGAGGTGTCGGGAGCGTTGGCTCAGACCCAGGCGAAGAACGAGAAGCTGACCTTCACGCTGCAGCAGGCACGAGAGCACATCCAGAACCTGAGGGAAGAGGTCGAGAAGCTGACGCAGCCCCCGTCTGCGTACGGCGTCTACCTGGCGGCCAACCAGGATGGTACGGCGGATGTCTTCACCACGGGCCGCAAGATGCGCGTGGCCGTGCACCCCGAGATCGACCTGGCAGCGGTTCGCGTCGGTCAGGAAGTCGTCCTCAACGAGTCGTTCGCCATCGTGTCGGTGCGGGGGAGCGACGTGATCGGAGAGGTGGCGACGGTCAAGGATGTGCTCGACGACGGGAGTCGTGTGATCCTGCTCGGACGGGCGGACGAGGAGCGGGTGGCGCAGGTCGCTGGTCATCTGCAGCACCCGCCGCTGCGCGTCGGTGATTCGGTCATGGTGGATCCGCGTTCGGCGATGGTGCTCGAGCGACTGCCACGGCCCGAGGTCAGCGAACTCGCGCTCGAAGAGGTCCCTGACATCACCTATCACGACATCGGTGGGCTCGATCGGCAGATCGAGGAGATCCAGGACGCCGTCGAGTTGCCGTTCCTCTACCGCGAGCTGTTCGGCGACTATCGGCTCCCCGCCCCCAAGGGCATCCTCCTCTATGGCCCCCCAGGGTGCGGCAAGACGCTGATCGCCAAGGCGGTCGCCAACTCGCTCGCCAAGAAGGTCGAGCAGGTCTCGGGCCGGAGCGTGCGAAGCTACTTCTTGAACGTGAAGGGTCCCGAGCTCCTCAACAAGTACGTCGGTGAGACCGAGCGCCAGATCCGGTTGATCTTCCAACGCGCACGCGAGAAGGCCGAGGAAGGCGTTCCGGTCATCGTGTTCTTCGACGAGATGGACTCGCTGTTTCGCACACGAGGCTCCGGCATCAGCTCCGACATGGAGTCGACGGTGGTTCCCCAGCTGCTCGCGGAGATCGACGGCGTCGAAGCCTTGCGCAACGTGATCGTGATCGGCGCGTCCAACCGAGAGGATCTCATCGATCCGGCGATCTTGCGCCCGGGTCGTCTCGACGTGAAGATCAAGATCGAGCGGCCCGACGAGCAGGCCGCACGCGAGATCTTCGCGCGCTATCTCACGCCGGAGGTCCCGATCGATGCGGGCGAGGTCACGACCCTCGGCGGTGGCGATGCGGAGAAGGCCATCGCGGTGATGATCGAGCGGACCGTCGAGCGCATGTACGCCACATCGGACGAGAACCGCTTCCTCGAGGTCACCTACCAGAACGGCGAGAAGGAGATCCTCTACTTCAAGGACTTCTCGTCGGGTGCGATGATCGAGAACATCGTGCGACGGGCGAAGAAGCTCGCCATCAAGCGCGAGATCGCGGGCGGGTCGCGGGGCATCTGCCTCGATGACCTCCTCGCCTCCATCGCGAAGGAGTTCAAGGAGCACGAGGATCTCCCCAACACGACCAATCCCGATGACTGGGCGAAGATCTCCGGGCGCAAGGGCGAGCGGATCGTGTTCATGCGGATCCTCCTCCACGAGGAGGAGGGACAGACGGGTGGGCGCGCCATCGAGCGCGTCGCGACCGGTCAGTACCTGTAG
- a CDS encoding TIGR00730 family Rossman fold protein, with amino-acid sequence MTSDHHRNQVPAVAGRDSDLKQLLLDEALAATEAPLDRLDLKMLTSALRELRSAFETFGPFRTQRKVTVFGSARTHPDEPSYQLAETLGARLAQAGWMVITGGGPGIMEAAARGAGPHHAFGINIRLPLEQPGDHELAEHGRLLEMKYFFTRKVLMVRESDAFISLPGGLGTLDETFELLTLMQTGKTQIAPLILLEPAGSHYWDGVWQLLNDRIVDRGLADRDDLTLLHRSDDIDDALAEVFGFYRVFHSLRVVGRDLILRLNGRLSPARVADLEVAFGDITTDGRIRSVRATPWEVREHDHPDLPRLALRFDRRSFGRLRQLIDAVNASEMEAVRPSV; translated from the coding sequence ATGACATCCGACCACCACCGCAACCAGGTACCGGCGGTCGCGGGACGTGACAGTGACCTCAAGCAGCTCCTCCTCGATGAGGCGCTCGCGGCCACCGAAGCGCCCCTCGACCGACTCGACCTCAAGATGCTGACCTCAGCGCTCCGCGAACTCCGGAGCGCATTCGAGACGTTCGGCCCGTTTCGAACCCAGCGCAAGGTGACGGTCTTCGGCTCGGCTCGCACCCACCCTGACGAGCCGAGCTACCAGCTCGCCGAGACGCTCGGCGCCCGCCTTGCTCAGGCTGGCTGGATGGTCATCACCGGGGGCGGCCCAGGCATCATGGAGGCGGCGGCGCGCGGCGCAGGACCTCATCACGCCTTCGGGATCAACATCCGCCTTCCCCTCGAACAACCAGGCGATCACGAACTCGCCGAACACGGCCGACTGTTGGAGATGAAGTACTTCTTCACTCGCAAGGTACTCATGGTGCGCGAGTCCGATGCCTTCATCTCCCTCCCCGGCGGGCTCGGCACCTTGGACGAGACGTTCGAGCTCCTCACGCTCATGCAGACAGGCAAGACGCAGATCGCCCCTCTGATCCTGCTCGAGCCCGCTGGATCCCACTACTGGGACGGCGTGTGGCAGCTGCTCAACGATCGCATCGTCGACCGGGGGCTTGCCGACCGCGACGATCTCACGCTGCTTCACCGCTCGGACGACATCGACGACGCCCTGGCCGAGGTGTTCGGCTTCTATCGAGTCTTCCACTCGCTCCGCGTCGTCGGCCGAGACCTCATCCTCAGACTGAACGGGAGACTCTCCCCCGCGCGCGTCGCCGACCTCGAGGTCGCCTTCGGCGACATCACCACCGACGGTCGCATCCGAAGCGTCCGCGCGACGCCGTGGGAGGTGCGAGAGCACGACCATCCGGATCTCCCGCGCCTCGCCCTCCGCTTCGACCGGCGCTCGTTCGGACGCCTGCGCCAACTCATCGATGCCGTCAACGCCAGCGAGATGGAGGCCGTCCGACCCTCGGTCTAA
- the dop gene encoding depupylase/deamidase Dop, which translates to MAVAKVLGIETEYGITVPGVPEANPITASSSLINGYLAQLAGRTSWDFVDESPGQDARGFSVDTGGNIELETHLVNAVLTNGARLYVDHAHPEYSSPECRTPREATLYDKAGEEVMRRAMAGVAALNPHGPAIVVYKNNSDRKGNSYGCHENYLMDRQVPFGRIVTELVPFFVTRQIVVGAGKVGSEAPGVSIREVPFQLSQRADFFEEEVGLETTLKRPIINTRDEPHSDSQRFRRLHVILGDANLSEVATWLKLGTTAMVLAMIEDGELEDLGISIVDPVGSLRRLSWDPTLKATVTLADGRTMRGLDVQWAYRERAERWLDRFGGEALGGDDEAHAILEEWTDVLGTLERDPMSLADRLDWVAKWSLVQGYMERHHLDITDARIAALDLQYHDVRPERSLQRRLRMRRLTTDEEVARATTEPPPSTRAYFRGRCLARFPSQVAAANWDSMIFDVGSDPLRRVPMMDPLRGTKELVGTLLESVGSVDELLEALGA; encoded by the coding sequence ATGGCGGTCGCAAAGGTTCTCGGCATCGAAACCGAGTACGGCATCACCGTGCCGGGGGTGCCGGAGGCGAACCCCATCACCGCCTCCTCGAGTCTGATCAACGGCTACCTTGCCCAGCTCGCCGGGAGGACGAGCTGGGACTTCGTTGACGAGTCGCCTGGCCAAGACGCGAGGGGCTTCAGCGTGGATACCGGCGGCAACATCGAGCTCGAGACGCACCTCGTCAACGCGGTCCTCACGAACGGGGCTCGCCTCTACGTCGATCATGCGCACCCGGAGTATTCCTCGCCGGAGTGTCGCACACCGCGGGAGGCGACCCTCTACGACAAGGCTGGCGAGGAGGTGATGCGGCGAGCAATGGCTGGTGTCGCCGCACTGAACCCTCATGGACCAGCGATCGTGGTCTACAAGAACAACTCCGATCGCAAGGGCAACTCCTACGGTTGCCACGAGAACTACCTGATGGATCGTCAGGTTCCGTTCGGTCGGATCGTCACGGAGCTGGTCCCGTTCTTCGTGACGCGCCAGATCGTGGTCGGGGCCGGCAAGGTCGGGTCCGAAGCCCCGGGGGTGTCGATCCGCGAGGTTCCCTTCCAGCTCTCCCAGCGGGCCGACTTCTTCGAGGAAGAGGTCGGGCTCGAGACCACGCTGAAGCGTCCGATCATCAACACGCGCGACGAGCCACACTCGGACTCGCAGCGCTTCCGACGTTTGCACGTGATCCTCGGGGACGCGAACCTCAGCGAGGTGGCCACGTGGCTCAAGCTCGGGACCACGGCCATGGTGCTCGCCATGATCGAGGACGGTGAGCTCGAGGACCTCGGGATCTCCATCGTCGACCCGGTTGGCTCCCTACGGCGCCTGTCGTGGGACCCCACGCTCAAGGCCACCGTGACGTTGGCCGATGGGCGCACCATGCGTGGTCTCGACGTGCAGTGGGCCTATCGAGAGCGCGCAGAGCGCTGGCTCGATCGCTTCGGCGGCGAGGCCCTCGGTGGCGATGACGAGGCCCACGCGATCCTCGAGGAGTGGACGGATGTCCTCGGCACACTCGAGCGCGACCCCATGAGTCTTGCCGATCGTCTCGATTGGGTCGCGAAGTGGTCCCTCGTGCAGGGCTACATGGAGCGACACCACCTCGATATCACTGATGCCAGGATCGCCGCGCTGGATCTGCAGTACCACGATGTCCGCCCGGAGCGATCGCTGCAGCGCCGTCTTCGCATGCGAAGACTGACGACCGACGAGGAGGTCGCGCGCGCGACGACGGAGCCGCCGCCGAGCACTCGGGCCTACTTTCGCGGTCGGTGCCTCGCGCGGTTTCCGTCCCAGGTCGCAGCCGCGAACTGGGACTCGATGATCTTCGACGTCGGCAGCGATCCGCTTCGACGCGTGCCGATGATGGATCCACTGCGAGGGACGAAGGAACTCGTCGGAACGCTCCTCGAGTCGGTGGGCTCGGTGGACGAGCTACTCGAGGCGCTTGGGGCCTAA
- a CDS encoding phage holin family protein — MREADEVRDVLRVVGRYLKQETVDPFRAIGAMVVWGLVGSVLAAGGFVLAGIGLLRLLQTETGTTFAGHLDWLPYVIVVVVLAVVVAIAAARIGRRAKA; from the coding sequence ATGCGCGAGGCAGATGAGGTTCGAGACGTCCTCCGGGTCGTCGGGCGTTACCTCAAGCAAGAGACCGTCGATCCGTTCCGCGCGATCGGTGCCATGGTCGTGTGGGGCCTCGTTGGGTCTGTGCTCGCTGCCGGCGGCTTCGTGCTGGCGGGGATCGGACTGTTGCGGCTGCTCCAGACCGAGACGGGAACGACCTTCGCCGGCCATCTGGACTGGCTCCCGTACGTGATCGTGGTCGTGGTGCTCGCAGTTGTGGTGGCGATCGCGGCAGCGCGCATTGGGCGCCGGGCGAAGGCGTAA
- a CDS encoding tetratricopeptide repeat protein, which produces MRFDTTSPRRQRYLAPTRPNRRRAKPGEPVAIEPSELTAPPRLRPVVERQLAEAAQHYAEDRYAEALRILTRIERLAPASPPIEELLGLVRYRLGDFARAARHLATFVDLTGDLTHGAILMDCARAEGDAEAVEHWWRALREASPSKDAMVEGRIVWASHLADTDRLSTAVDVIRRALERERQTTSLRALRLRYQLATLLERQGRYAEARDAFRAIAQVDPSLYDVAERLAALA; this is translated from the coding sequence GTGCGCTTCGACACCACGAGCCCGCGCCGACAGCGCTACCTCGCCCCGACGAGGCCGAACCGGCGACGCGCGAAGCCAGGAGAGCCCGTCGCGATCGAGCCCAGCGAGCTGACGGCGCCGCCTCGGCTCCGGCCAGTCGTCGAGCGTCAGCTCGCCGAGGCAGCACAGCACTATGCCGAGGATCGCTACGCCGAGGCGCTTCGCATCCTCACACGCATCGAGCGCCTCGCGCCTGCGTCGCCCCCCATCGAAGAACTGCTCGGTCTCGTGCGCTACCGCTTGGGAGATTTCGCTCGAGCTGCACGCCATCTCGCCACCTTCGTTGACCTCACCGGCGATCTGACGCACGGAGCGATCCTCATGGACTGTGCTCGAGCCGAAGGCGACGCTGAGGCCGTCGAGCATTGGTGGCGCGCGCTCCGCGAAGCGAGCCCGTCGAAGGACGCCATGGTCGAGGGGCGTATCGTGTGGGCAAGCCACCTCGCGGACACCGACCGCCTCAGCACGGCGGTGGACGTCATCCGTCGGGCACTCGAACGCGAGCGACAGACCACGTCGCTCCGGGCCCTCCGACTGCGCTACCAGCTCGCGACCCTGCTCGAGCGACAAGGACGCTACGCAGAGGCACGAGATGCCTTTCGCGCGATCGCCCAGGTCGATCCGTCGCTCTACGACGTCGCAGAACGGCTCGCGGCGCTGGCCTGA
- a CDS encoding tRNA (adenine-N1)-methyltransferase produces the protein MSGAFQVGDSVLLVDHRGRETVAELTEAGVVRTAVGEVAMGDLVGHEPGEAVVTSKGKRILAVRPTLAETVVHMPRGAQIIYPKDALAILGALDVAPGQRVLECGVGSGGLTVWLARLGASVVAVERRPDFARRAEKNVAHLGGSERVSIIVGELADVAPPGPYDRVVLDMVHPWEVIPWIGAELAPGGRIVAYVTNALQIHETVEALEASGYVRIEVRELLERRWVARGEIVRPELRMVAHTGFIVSAHITPRARRLAAERPREISVSGVVDDGSLDESADGDVDDELIQTEDRP, from the coding sequence GTGAGCGGGGCATTCCAGGTCGGCGATTCGGTCTTGCTGGTCGACCATCGCGGTCGCGAGACCGTGGCCGAACTCACCGAGGCCGGCGTCGTGCGCACGGCCGTGGGTGAGGTCGCGATGGGTGATCTCGTCGGTCACGAGCCGGGTGAGGCGGTCGTGACCTCGAAGGGCAAGCGGATCCTCGCCGTACGTCCGACGCTCGCCGAGACGGTGGTCCACATGCCCCGGGGCGCACAGATCATCTACCCAAAGGACGCGCTGGCCATCCTCGGCGCGCTCGATGTCGCCCCTGGTCAGCGGGTCCTCGAGTGCGGTGTCGGGTCTGGGGGCCTGACGGTCTGGCTCGCTCGGCTCGGTGCGTCGGTCGTGGCGGTGGAGCGCAGGCCCGATTTTGCTCGACGTGCTGAGAAGAACGTGGCGCATCTCGGAGGCTCGGAGCGGGTCTCGATCATCGTTGGCGAACTCGCCGACGTGGCTCCGCCGGGGCCCTACGACCGGGTTGTGTTGGACATGGTCCATCCGTGGGAGGTCATCCCCTGGATCGGGGCAGAACTCGCCCCTGGGGGTCGCATCGTCGCCTACGTGACCAACGCGCTCCAGATTCACGAGACGGTGGAGGCGCTCGAGGCGAGCGGCTACGTCCGCATCGAGGTCCGGGAGCTCCTCGAGCGTCGTTGGGTGGCACGGGGCGAGATCGTTCGGCCGGAGCTGCGGATGGTGGCACACACCGGCTTCATCGTGTCGGCTCACATCACGCCTCGAGCGCGTCGGTTGGCCGCTGAACGGCCGCGCGAGATCAGCGTGTCGGGTGTCGTCGATGACGGCTCGCTCGACGAGAGCGCGGACGGCGACGTCGACGACGAGCTCATCCAAACGGAGGACCGACCCTAG